A stretch of Abyssibacter profundi DNA encodes these proteins:
- a CDS encoding DUF924 family protein — MQQAILDFWFGDAAASDADIAQRQGDLWWGKSAAIDATIGRDFGPLVEAAARGQLNHWTSTEPGLLALLLLTDQFRRNLYRDQADAFALDELARGLTRQCLRRGGDRRLRPVQRVFVYLPLEHSESLVDQDASVRLFAALVDDVPADQQGPFEYFLKFAHAHRDVIARYGRFPHRNTALGRVSTAAERVYLADPNAGF, encoded by the coding sequence GTGCAACAGGCCATACTGGATTTCTGGTTTGGTGACGCGGCGGCGAGCGATGCCGACATCGCCCAGCGGCAGGGTGATCTGTGGTGGGGCAAGTCGGCCGCCATCGACGCGACGATCGGCCGCGACTTCGGCCCGCTGGTCGAAGCGGCGGCCCGCGGCCAGCTCAATCACTGGACCAGCACGGAACCGGGCCTGCTGGCGCTATTGCTGCTGACCGACCAGTTCCGCCGCAATCTTTATCGCGATCAGGCCGATGCCTTTGCGCTGGATGAACTGGCCCGCGGACTCACCCGGCAGTGTCTCCGCCGTGGCGGGGACCGTCGCCTGCGCCCGGTGCAGCGCGTGTTTGTCTATCTGCCGCTGGAGCACAGTGAGTCGCTGGTCGATCAGGACGCATCCGTTCGCCTGTTCGCCGCCCTGGTTGATGATGTGCCGGCGGATCAGCAGGGACCGTTTGAGTATTTTCTGAAGTTTGCCCATGCGCACCGCGACGTGATCGCGCGCTATGGGCGGTTTCCTCATCGCAACACCGCGCTCGGCCGGGTGAGCACCGCAGCCGAGCGCGTGTATTTGGCAGATCCGAACGCCGGCTTTTAG
- a CDS encoding ABC transporter permease — protein MKRLDADQWLLVVAMAVAVASASAVAFFSARIEAAMAQQAGEAIAADLRTRDSQPVSATIEDQARGLGLRTARTVTFPSVVIAGEASSLAGIKAVSDGYPLRGELRVADQPYGPESLRRGGPAPGEAWVDPRVYAELNLTLGESVRVGQRELVVTQVLAYEPDRGGGFTTLAPRLMLHIDDLSGSGLLGPGSRARYALLVAGPADALARLRETTAEQLASGQRWTTAEQARPELDDALGRARRFMGLAALSAVLLAGVAMALSAVQYAAGQRDAVALRKTLGATGRMILRGELLRLLRLGVLGGLIGLACGYLGQWILVRVIGDLVLMSLPPPPLWPALPALATGAVALIGFGLPPLLRLRHVPPMRVLQQALGPPAASVWGAGLVAATTVAGLLIWQAGDLRLALTVFVGAALALGALALAALGLTQLVQRLRHRSGGAWRYGLANIARRRGDATLQLVAVGTGLTVLLLLVVVRGDLLATWRDSLPEDAPNVFLINIQSDQRDAVSRFFAERGLGEPTLHAMARGRLIAVNGDAVEAQQYDDPDARERLERAFNLSWAAELGDDNTTIDGQWWGEDGRGQPWISIEENMVESYGWTLGDRLSFDFAGQTLDLEVVHRRAVEWDSFSVNFFLLVPPGLLDEVDATWLTSVHLPPEGKTALLDLVRAEPNITVLDVDALIAQVRRVMDRVSLAVEAVFALTLLAGLVVLMAALQGTRDQRRREAALLRTLGASRRVLRQAMFTEFGVLGALSGLLAAGFAQLIAAALARGVFDMTYVASPDLWWTGPLAGMLLMTAAALVSVRGVVGQPPLATLR, from the coding sequence ATGAAGCGACTCGACGCAGACCAGTGGTTGCTGGTTGTGGCCATGGCCGTTGCGGTGGCCTCTGCCAGCGCCGTCGCCTTCTTCTCCGCGCGCATCGAGGCGGCCATGGCGCAGCAGGCCGGTGAGGCGATTGCGGCAGACCTGCGTACCCGCGATAGCCAACCGGTGAGCGCGACCATTGAAGACCAGGCACGGGGTCTGGGGCTGCGCACCGCTCGCACGGTGACGTTTCCCAGCGTCGTGATCGCCGGTGAGGCCTCGTCGCTGGCCGGTATCAAGGCCGTGTCCGATGGTTATCCGCTGCGCGGCGAATTACGTGTGGCCGACCAACCCTACGGCCCGGAATCGCTGCGCCGTGGCGGTCCGGCGCCGGGTGAGGCCTGGGTAGACCCGCGCGTGTACGCCGAGCTTAATCTCACGCTGGGTGAGTCCGTGCGGGTGGGGCAGCGTGAACTGGTGGTCACGCAGGTTCTGGCTTATGAGCCGGATCGCGGAGGCGGTTTCACCACCCTTGCGCCCCGACTGATGCTGCACATCGACGATTTGTCCGGCAGCGGCCTGCTGGGGCCCGGCAGCCGAGCGCGATACGCATTACTGGTGGCGGGCCCGGCCGATGCACTGGCCCGGCTGCGCGAGACCACGGCCGAGCAGCTCGCCAGCGGTCAGCGCTGGACCACGGCTGAGCAGGCCCGGCCGGAACTGGACGATGCGCTGGGACGGGCGCGTCGGTTCATGGGCCTGGCGGCGCTGTCGGCGGTGCTGCTGGCCGGCGTCGCGATGGCCCTGTCGGCGGTGCAATACGCGGCCGGCCAGCGCGACGCCGTGGCCTTGCGCAAAACGCTGGGCGCAACGGGCCGCATGATTCTGCGCGGGGAGCTGCTGCGGTTGCTGCGCCTGGGCGTGCTGGGCGGGCTCATCGGTTTGGCCTGCGGTTATCTGGGTCAGTGGATACTGGTGCGGGTCATCGGCGATTTGGTGCTGATGAGCCTGCCACCACCGCCGCTGTGGCCGGCGCTGCCCGCCCTGGCGACGGGCGCCGTGGCCCTGATCGGTTTCGGCCTGCCACCCCTGTTGCGCCTGCGGCATGTGCCGCCCATGCGGGTGCTGCAGCAGGCCCTGGGGCCGCCAGCGGCGTCGGTCTGGGGCGCCGGACTGGTGGCGGCCACGACCGTGGCGGGTCTGCTGATCTGGCAGGCGGGTGATCTGCGTCTGGCCCTGACGGTGTTTGTCGGCGCGGCGCTGGCCTTGGGTGCGCTGGCCCTGGCGGCGCTGGGACTGACGCAATTGGTGCAACGGCTACGACATCGAAGCGGCGGTGCCTGGCGCTACGGCCTGGCCAACATTGCACGGCGCCGCGGCGATGCTACCTTGCAGCTGGTGGCGGTGGGCACCGGGCTGACGGTCCTTTTGTTGCTGGTGGTGGTCCGTGGCGATCTGCTGGCCACTTGGCGCGACAGCCTGCCCGAGGACGCGCCGAACGTGTTTCTGATCAATATCCAGTCTGATCAGCGAGATGCCGTGTCCCGGTTCTTCGCCGAACGGGGGCTGGGCGAACCGACGCTGCACGCCATGGCCCGGGGGCGGCTCATCGCGGTCAACGGCGACGCCGTGGAAGCCCAGCAGTACGATGACCCCGATGCCCGGGAGCGGCTTGAGCGTGCCTTCAACCTGTCGTGGGCCGCAGAGCTGGGTGATGACAACACGACGATCGACGGCCAATGGTGGGGCGAAGACGGTCGTGGCCAGCCGTGGATCTCCATCGAGGAGAACATGGTCGAGTCCTATGGATGGACGTTGGGTGATCGGCTGAGTTTCGATTTTGCGGGCCAGACCCTGGATCTGGAGGTGGTGCATCGGCGCGCCGTGGAGTGGGATAGCTTCAGTGTGAATTTCTTCCTGTTGGTGCCCCCCGGCCTGCTGGACGAGGTGGATGCGACCTGGCTGACGAGTGTCCATTTGCCGCCCGAGGGCAAGACGGCGCTGCTCGATCTGGTTCGCGCCGAGCCCAACATCACCGTGCTGGATGTGGATGCACTCATCGCCCAGGTGCGCCGCGTCATGGACCGGGTGAGCCTGGCCGTCGAAGCGGTGTTTGCGCTGACCTTGCTGGCCGGTCTCGTCGTGTTGATGGCAGCGCTGCAGGGCACGCGGGACCAGCGTCGGCGTGAGGCCGCGTTGCTGCGGACCCTGGGTGCCTCACGCCGGGTGTTGCGCCAGGCCATGTTCACGGAGTTTGGCGTGCTGGGTGCGCTGTCCGGCTTGTTGGCTGCGGGTTTTGCGCAACTCATCGCCGCCGCACTGGCTCGGGGCGTGTTCGACATGACCTATGTCGCCAGCCCCGACCTGTGGTGGACAGGCCCATTGGCGGGCATGTTGCTGATGACGGCTGCCGCATTGGTCAGCGTGCGGGGGGTGGTTGGCCAGCCACCGCTTGCGACCCTGCGATGA
- a CDS encoding sensor histidine kinase, whose protein sequence is METPFPSRELLLAITDVAQDLNGAVTPDGTVVYVSAAISRIVGFDTGEAVGTSMFRFIAPDDHASVQSALTTVAAGSPVQFRCHLLDQRDQPRLVEVRARPAPIDGQQYLVFSAHDATDALHAEKARAESEVRFRRLMDAAPDAMVVIQDARVVFANETAAQMFGPVPRERLLGRSMSELMHPDDLDETMERQRRIEAGESLEPLVRRLVQADGSVVWAEARGVSVSFKGRPAVLSIIRRVSGETPEASEFELAMSRLRAANTELTQFADTLTRDLHEPLRMIGGFLQLLRRRHQSDLDAESMDYIDTAVSGVRRIESLITDLKEFSRIHTHGRPLRPVSLETVVIAAQRRMAQDIEAAGFRCHHAVLPLVVGDESQLVKAFCHLFSNAIKYGPTDDAPMVEVRAERKDTMWEIEVRDNGIGIDPHHQDRVFEVFRRLQPQDKTEGTGIGLATVKRIIERHRGQVWLRSNPGVGTSFFLTLPVPPE, encoded by the coding sequence ATGGAGACTCCCTTCCCTTCCCGCGAGTTGCTGCTGGCGATTACCGATGTCGCCCAGGATCTCAATGGTGCCGTGACGCCGGACGGCACGGTCGTCTACGTGAGTGCGGCCATCAGCCGAATCGTCGGTTTCGACACCGGGGAGGCGGTGGGCACCAGCATGTTCCGCTTCATCGCACCGGACGATCACGCATCCGTGCAATCGGCCCTGACCACCGTGGCGGCCGGTTCACCGGTCCAGTTTCGCTGTCACCTGTTGGACCAGCGTGACCAGCCCCGGCTGGTGGAAGTCCGGGCGCGACCGGCACCTATCGATGGCCAGCAGTATCTGGTGTTCAGTGCCCATGACGCGACCGATGCCCTCCATGCCGAGAAGGCACGGGCGGAGAGCGAGGTCCGCTTCCGTCGGTTAATGGATGCGGCGCCGGATGCCATGGTGGTCATCCAGGACGCACGGGTGGTCTTTGCCAACGAGACGGCGGCGCAGATGTTTGGCCCGGTTCCCCGTGAGCGCTTGTTGGGGCGGAGCATGAGCGAGCTCATGCACCCCGATGATCTGGATGAGACCATGGAACGCCAGCGCCGCATCGAGGCCGGCGAATCGCTGGAGCCCCTGGTTCGGCGTCTGGTGCAGGCCGACGGCAGCGTAGTCTGGGCCGAGGCCCGCGGCGTGTCGGTGAGCTTTAAGGGCCGGCCAGCCGTGCTGTCGATCATCCGCCGTGTGAGCGGTGAAACGCCCGAGGCCAGTGAGTTCGAGCTGGCGATGTCCCGGTTGCGGGCAGCAAACACCGAGCTCACGCAGTTTGCAGACACCCTGACACGGGATCTGCACGAACCGTTGCGGATGATCGGTGGTTTTCTGCAACTGCTACGACGTCGTCACCAAAGCGATTTGGATGCCGAGTCGATGGACTACATCGATACCGCTGTCAGCGGGGTGCGTCGGATCGAGTCGCTGATTACCGATCTCAAAGAATTCTCTCGTATCCATACGCATGGGCGACCCCTACGCCCCGTGTCGCTGGAGACCGTGGTGATCGCCGCGCAACGCCGTATGGCCCAGGACATCGAGGCCGCCGGATTTCGCTGTCACCACGCGGTGCTGCCGCTGGTGGTCGGGGATGAATCGCAGTTGGTCAAGGCGTTTTGCCACCTGTTCTCCAACGCCATCAAGTATGGACCCACGGATGATGCACCCATGGTCGAGGTCAGGGCCGAGCGCAAGGACACGATGTGGGAGATCGAGGTTCGCGACAACGGCATCGGGATCGACCCCCACCACCAGGACCGCGTCTTCGAGGTCTTCCGGCGCCTGCAGCCGCAGGACAAGACCGAGGGCACCGGCATCGGGCTGGCCACGGTCAAGCGCATCATCGAGCGCCATCGCGGCCAGGTGTGGCTGCGGTCCAACCCCGGGGTGGGCACCTCGTTCTTCCTGACGCTGCCGGTCCCGCCCGAGTAG
- a CDS encoding magnesium transporter CorA family protein: MQIIEFADGQFPRVLERLEDHVDGRMLWLDFVRGERSDWHELAQQLSGATLLQQHMVDGNNAAHPSHYDGTSEYDLIVFQGLGPDPRHDQIETRTAAFFLFDRLLVTVRAPDNVSFETASRRIIDRSVARIPNTPIGMAHFILDVMIDRYLGIREPLGRAFEELQESLLDPDNPFNDWKALLNTRKQARKLESLSAGQLEALDSWRRQTRFELTESQLVRLNDLSEHVVRVQTHAAAQQADVESAVQLHFSAVAHATNQTVTTLTILSAVFLPLGLIAGIFGMNFDNMPELHHPYAYYVTLAGMVTLAGGLLFFFRRKGFFSGI, translated from the coding sequence ATGCAGATCATCGAATTTGCAGACGGTCAGTTCCCGCGGGTGCTGGAGCGTCTGGAAGATCATGTCGACGGCCGGATGCTGTGGCTGGACTTCGTGCGCGGCGAACGCAGCGATTGGCATGAACTCGCCCAGCAACTCAGCGGTGCCACGTTGCTCCAGCAGCATATGGTGGATGGCAACAATGCGGCCCATCCCTCACATTACGATGGCACCTCCGAGTACGACCTCATCGTATTCCAGGGTCTGGGCCCTGACCCCCGGCACGATCAGATCGAGACGCGCACGGCCGCATTCTTCTTGTTTGATCGTCTGCTGGTCACCGTGCGTGCACCGGATAATGTGTCCTTCGAGACCGCCTCCCGGCGCATCATCGACCGCTCGGTGGCGCGGATTCCGAACACGCCCATCGGCATGGCCCACTTCATCCTCGACGTCATGATCGACCGCTACCTGGGCATCCGTGAGCCGCTGGGCCGGGCGTTCGAAGAGCTGCAGGAGTCGTTGCTCGACCCCGACAATCCGTTTAACGACTGGAAGGCGCTGCTCAACACGCGCAAGCAGGCCCGCAAGCTGGAATCGCTCTCGGCCGGACAGTTGGAAGCCCTGGATTCCTGGCGGCGGCAGACGCGCTTCGAATTGACGGAGTCTCAGTTGGTTCGGCTGAACGACTTGTCCGAGCATGTGGTGCGGGTGCAAACCCACGCCGCTGCGCAGCAGGCTGATGTGGAGTCGGCCGTGCAGCTCCATTTTTCGGCCGTGGCCCACGCCACCAATCAGACGGTCACGACGTTGACGATTCTCTCGGCGGTATTCCTGCCACTGGGGCTGATTGCCGGCATCTTCGGTATGAACTTCGACAACATGCCCGAACTGCACCACCCTTATGCCTACTATGTGACCTTAGCGGGCATGGTCACCCTGGCCGGCGGCCTGCTGTTCTTCTTCCGCCGTAAGGGGTTCTTTTCGGGGATATGA
- a CDS encoding malate dehydrogenase, translating into MTEPVRVAITGAAGQISYSLAFRIAAGDMLGKDQPVILQLLEIPPAMDALKGVVMELNDCAFPLLAGIEATDNPEVAFKDADFALLVGARPRGPGMERADLLQANAAIFSVQGKALNDHASRDVRVLVVGNPANTNALIARENAPDLDHRQFTAMMRLDHNRALSQLAEKTGKSINTIDNMVVWGNHSATQYPDLHQCTVDGQPAMSLVDQAWYENDFIPTVQQRGAAIIKARGASSAASAASAAIDHMRDWALGSDGWVSMGIPSDGSYGVEPGIVYSYPVVCKNGDYEIVQDLEINAFSRERMKTTEDELRSERAAVEDLLG; encoded by the coding sequence ATGACCGAACCTGTTCGCGTTGCCATCACCGGAGCGGCGGGCCAGATTTCCTATTCGCTGGCATTTCGCATCGCTGCGGGCGACATGCTCGGCAAGGACCAGCCTGTCATTCTCCAGCTACTGGAGATCCCCCCGGCAATGGACGCGCTCAAGGGCGTGGTCATGGAACTCAATGATTGTGCGTTCCCGCTGCTGGCCGGCATCGAAGCCACGGACAACCCCGAGGTCGCGTTCAAGGACGCCGACTTTGCCCTGCTCGTCGGCGCGCGTCCGCGCGGCCCGGGCATGGAGCGGGCGGACCTGCTGCAGGCCAACGCCGCCATTTTCTCGGTGCAGGGCAAGGCGCTGAACGATCACGCCAGCCGTGATGTGCGCGTGCTGGTCGTAGGCAACCCGGCCAATACCAACGCGCTGATCGCGCGCGAGAACGCGCCGGACCTGGATCACCGCCAGTTCACCGCCATGATGCGCCTGGATCACAACCGCGCCCTGTCACAGCTGGCCGAGAAGACCGGTAAGTCGATCAACACCATCGACAACATGGTCGTCTGGGGCAACCACAGCGCCACCCAGTACCCGGACCTGCACCAGTGCACCGTCGACGGTCAGCCGGCGATGAGTCTGGTGGACCAGGCCTGGTATGAGAACGATTTCATCCCCACCGTGCAGCAGCGTGGCGCCGCCATCATCAAGGCGCGCGGTGCCAGCTCGGCCGCCTCGGCTGCTTCGGCCGCCATCGATCACATGCGCGACTGGGCGCTTGGCTCGGACGGCTGGGTGTCCATGGGCATTCCGTCTGACGGCAGCTATGGCGTGGAGCCCGGCATCGTTTACAGCTACCCCGTGGTCTGCAAGAACGGTGACTACGAGATCGTGCAGGATCTGGAGATCAACGCTTTCTCGCGTGAGCGCATGAAGACCACCGAAGATGAGCTGCGCAGCGAGCGCGCGGCGGTGGAAGACCTGCTGGGCTAA
- a CDS encoding ABC transporter ATP-binding protein, with protein MIRADKVIQQVSSGQETLTILDQVDLEVAAGESLAIVGASGAGKSTLLGLLAGLDRPTAGEIWLDGQALHRLDEDARARARAGRIGFVFQSFQLLPALTALENVLLPLELAGLPDAQACARAALDQVGLSHRLTHRPRQLSGGEQQRVALARAFAPQPVVLFADEPTGNLDADNGRKIADLLFELNASNGTTLVMVTHDATLAARCQRSLTMRDGRLQTATPA; from the coding sequence ATGATTCGCGCAGACAAGGTGATCCAGCAGGTTAGCAGTGGCCAGGAAACCCTGACCATTCTCGATCAGGTTGATCTGGAGGTGGCGGCCGGCGAGTCACTGGCCATCGTCGGTGCCTCGGGTGCGGGCAAGTCCACGCTGCTGGGTTTGCTGGCCGGGCTGGATCGACCCACGGCCGGCGAGATCTGGCTGGACGGCCAGGCCCTGCACCGCCTGGACGAGGACGCCAGAGCGCGGGCGCGGGCAGGCCGGATCGGTTTTGTATTTCAGTCATTCCAGCTGCTGCCCGCGTTGACAGCCCTGGAGAACGTGCTGCTGCCCTTGGAACTGGCCGGCCTGCCCGATGCACAGGCCTGCGCTCGCGCAGCGCTGGATCAGGTGGGGCTGAGTCATCGTCTGACACACCGGCCGCGACAGCTCTCAGGCGGTGAGCAGCAGCGGGTGGCCCTGGCGCGCGCCTTCGCACCCCAGCCAGTCGTGTTGTTCGCCGACGAGCCGACCGGAAATCTCGACGCGGACAACGGGCGCAAAATCGCTGATTTGTTGTTCGAACTGAACGCCAGCAACGGGACCACGCTGGTGATGGTGACGCATGATGCAACGCTCGCGGCCCGGTGCCAGCGCAGCCTCACCATGCGCGATGGTCGCCTGCAGACGGCAACACCTGCATGA